In the genome of Rhodamnia argentea isolate NSW1041297 chromosome 3, ASM2092103v1, whole genome shotgun sequence, one region contains:
- the LOC125314063 gene encoding F-box protein At5g03100-like — protein MAETSVHGAIHRECSAPPLSRRDLISGLPDAMIHNIFSFLPIHDVVKTCVLSKRWRPTWTTATDLVFVGYDVYFEPPPDSPLFFPSIVDSVLSQFSSPTVKKFHLTRFMYDEADRPRIDLWLRFAVRRSVEDLRLRLSQRSRFFYVLPEFLYCFSWLVRLDVGKCCFSLDMTIWWPCLKVLSIEDAQLSDDFLGRIFRGCPVLESLVLSSCEGVNNIIIDSLCLKKLVLVSLGFGSYVKKLCAPHLLSLRVIGGNHAGFRLDDVSSLVEADLDFSVESRDPNSKGRDLLRHLLEKVRGVPTITTGGWCLQVLSLLEMDGVPSPLSKCQNLILHAPVNQWDLPGIAYMLRSSQCLEKLVIYLTCFPMVCSFAMVFSIRFLC, from the exons ATGGCGGAGACCTCCGTGCACGGCGCCATCCACCGCGAGTGCTCCGCTCCTCCTCTGAGCCGTAGGGACCTTATCAGCGGCTTGCCCGACGCCATGATCCACAACATCTTCTCTTTTCTGCCCATCCACGACGTCGTCAAGACCTGCGTCCTCTCCAAGCGCTGGCGGCCCACTTGGACCACCGCCACCGACCTTGTCTTCGTTGGATACGATGTATACTTTGAACCCCCGCCTGACAGTCCCTTGTTCTTCCCGTCCATTGTCGACAGCGTCCTGAGTCAGTTCTCCTCCCCCACGGTGAAGAAATTCCACCTCACCCGCTTCATGTACGACGAGGCCGACCGCCCCAGGATCGACCTATGGCTCCGGTTCGCGGTGCGGCGCTCCGTGGAGGATCTCCGCTTGCGGCTGTCTCAACGGTCGCGGTTTTTTTATGTACTGCCGGAGTTCTTGTATTGCTTCAGCTGGTTGGTGCGCCTGGACGTCGGTAAGTGCTGTTTCTCGTTGGATATGACTATTTGGTGGCCTTGTCTTAAGGTCTTGTCGATCGAAGATGCCCAGTTGAGTGATGATTTCCTCGGGCGAATCTTCAGGGGATGTCCTGTTTTGGAGTCCCTTGTGTTGTCCAGCTGCGAGGGCGTGAACAACATTATAATTGATTCGTTATGTTTGAAAAAGTTGGTGCTCGTTAGCCTCGGCTTTGGTTCTTACGTGAAGAAACTTTGCGCCCCGCATTTGCTTTCCTTGCGCGTAATAGGAGGGAATCATGCTGGGTTCAGACTTGACGACGTGTCTTCTTTGGTGGAAGCCGATTTAGATTTTTCCGTTGAAAGTCGGGATCCTAATTCCAAGGGCCGCGACTTGTTGAGGCATCTTCTTGAGAAGGTGCGCGGAGTTCCTACCATCACCACCGGCGGTTGGTGTTTGCAG GTTCTGTCCCTCTTGGAGATGGATGGAGTGCCGtctccattgtcaaaatgtcaGAATCTGATACTACATGCACCAGTTAATCAATGGGACCTTCCCGGGATAGCATACATGCTACGAAGTTCACAGTGCctggaaaaattagtcatataCCTGACTTGCTTCCCGATGGTATGTTCCTTTGCTATGGTATTTTCGATTCGCTTCTTGTGCTGA
- the LOC125314064 gene encoding FBD-associated F-box protein At5g56370-like yields the protein MAGELHLHQDEILNPDYIGGLPDPLIGHILSFMSTVDAVKTSVLSKRWHSAWTFNSSMDFFLRQGSSQRYSNFVDFVDGVLCTAPRVLSIAEDVEDVPFLLPNCKSLTLNARMHYRDFPGIAILLAISPNLEELSINADYVDYTWATVKCDEEEYCCQKLCVGLAQQLKTVEIVGLDTDCLELKWVLYLVKYLLGDALALEKWVLKAKRRHESREKLVNPGKLLEFYQQLLCLPRASTNAELILQGVQHDEQKGK from the exons ATGGCCGGCGAACTTCATCTCCATCAAGATGAAATCTTGAACCCCGACTACATCGGCGGATTACCCGACCCCCTAATCGGTCACATCCTGTCTTTCATGAGCACAGTTGATGCCGTCAAGACCAGCGTTTTGTCCAAGCGGTGGCATTCCGCTTGGACCTTCAACTCGTCCATGGATTTCTTTCTGCGTCAGGGCAGCAGCCAGCGGTATTCCAATTTTGTGGATTTCGTGGACGGGGTACTCTGCACCGCACCTCGG GTTCTATCAATTGCGGAAGACGTGGAAGATGTGCCGTTTTTGTTGCCAAATTGCAAGTCCCTAACTCTGAATGCGCGAATGCATTATCGGGATTTTCCTGGTATAGCGATCCTGCTGGCAATCTCGCCTAATTTGGAGGAGCTATCGATAAATGCTGATTATGTTGACTACACTTGGGCCACG GTCAAGTGTGATGAAGAGGAATATTGCTGTCAGAAGTTGTGTGTCGGTTTGGCTCAACAGCTAAAGACGGTTGAGATTGTTGGGTTAGACACTGACTGTCTAGAGCTGAAATGGGTGCTTTACTTGGTGAAGTATTTGCTGGGTGATGCACTCGCATTGGAGAAGTGGGTCCTGAAAGCTAAACGACGGCATGAATCGAGAGAAAAGCTTGTTAATCCTGGCAAATTGCTTGAGTTCTACCAGCAACTCCTATGCCTCCCAAGAGCTTCAACGAATGCTGAACTGATTTTACAAGGCGTTCAGCATGACGAGCAGAAAGGCAAGTAG